One window of Mesorhizobium loti R88b genomic DNA carries:
- a CDS encoding FadR/GntR family transcriptional regulator has protein sequence MKEKNLLAELAAYLFSHSDKDTGRTPSERELAEHFGVSRGQIREALAILEAMRIVERRAKSGIYIDTKQASVEALALFARAGLPLDPLQIYETVELRKIHEIKAAELACSRATEENFERLREILKASEERIAAGEGLAKEDREFHLEIVRATKNSVFHNICSVYYLMGEQRLPIYFNDPERSVRSHAEHVQIYEALLRRDGNLAQALMSAHLQGAESYWKGLIEGGKAVAPTSPALEKA, from the coding sequence ATGAAAGAAAAGAACCTTCTCGCGGAACTCGCAGCCTATCTCTTCTCCCATTCGGACAAGGATACGGGCCGGACGCCGTCGGAACGGGAACTGGCGGAGCATTTCGGCGTCAGCCGCGGCCAGATTCGCGAAGCGCTCGCCATCCTGGAAGCCATGCGGATCGTCGAGCGCCGGGCCAAGTCCGGCATCTACATCGACACCAAGCAGGCGAGCGTCGAGGCGCTGGCGCTGTTTGCCCGCGCCGGCCTGCCGCTCGATCCCTTGCAGATTTACGAGACGGTCGAATTGCGCAAGATCCATGAGATCAAGGCGGCCGAGCTTGCCTGCTCGCGCGCCACCGAGGAGAATTTCGAGCGGCTGCGCGAGATCCTCAAGGCATCCGAGGAGCGCATCGCCGCTGGCGAAGGCCTGGCCAAGGAAGACCGCGAGTTTCATCTGGAGATCGTGCGCGCCACCAAGAACAGCGTCTTCCACAACATCTGCAGCGTCTACTATCTGATGGGCGAACAGCGTCTGCCGATCTACTTCAACGATCCCGAACGCAGCGTGCGTTCGCATGCCGAGCACGTGCAGATCTACGAGGCGCTGCTGCGCCGCGACGGCAATCTCGCCCAGGCGCTGATGAGCGCCCATCTGCAAGGCGCGGAGAGCTACTGGAAGGGCCTGATCGAGGGCGGCAAGGCGGTTGCGCCCACAAGCCCGGCACTCGAAAAGGCCTGA
- a CDS encoding hydroxyacid dehydrogenase: MDQPKILSTHPLHPRASAKLAGAGQLVIASAIDAATLTREAKDADIVIVRAHLPPQLFEGAWKLRAAIRHGAGLDMIPMEAATAAGVLVANVPAVNARSVAEHVMFTALALLRQFRKVDRDLRAKGWLAGREHANTNSELAGKTIGIVGLGAVGQAVGHIAAHGFDLKVVATTRSMQPAPDKVGFLSIDALVEQSDIIVLCCPLTEETRGLISRERITRMKPNALLINVSRGPVVDDDALIEALQKRRIGGAALDVFSTQPLPANHPYFGFDNVIITPHMAGITEESMMRMGVGAVGEALLVLAGKLPVNLRNPEVADHYRQRFPLDI, from the coding sequence GTGGACCAGCCAAAGATACTGTCGACCCACCCGTTGCACCCGCGCGCCTCGGCCAAGTTGGCAGGAGCTGGCCAGCTTGTCATTGCCTCGGCGATCGATGCCGCCACCCTGACCAGGGAGGCCAAGGACGCCGACATCGTCATCGTGCGCGCGCACCTGCCGCCACAGCTTTTCGAGGGCGCCTGGAAGCTGAGGGCGGCTATCCGCCACGGCGCCGGGCTCGACATGATCCCGATGGAGGCGGCGACCGCTGCCGGCGTGCTGGTGGCCAACGTACCGGCGGTCAATGCGCGCTCTGTCGCCGAACACGTGATGTTCACCGCACTTGCGCTGCTGCGGCAATTCCGCAAGGTCGACCGCGACCTCAGGGCCAAAGGCTGGCTCGCCGGACGCGAGCACGCCAATACCAACAGCGAGCTTGCCGGCAAGACCATCGGCATTGTCGGCCTCGGCGCCGTTGGCCAGGCCGTCGGCCATATCGCCGCGCACGGCTTCGACCTGAAAGTGGTGGCTACGACGCGCAGCATGCAGCCGGCGCCAGACAAGGTCGGCTTCCTCTCCATCGACGCGCTGGTCGAACAGAGCGACATCATCGTGCTCTGCTGTCCGCTGACCGAGGAAACGCGCGGCCTGATCAGTCGCGAACGCATCACCCGCATGAAGCCCAATGCGCTCTTGATCAACGTGTCGCGCGGGCCGGTCGTCGATGACGACGCGCTGATCGAAGCCTTGCAGAAACGTCGCATCGGCGGTGCCGCGCTCGACGTGTTTTCGACGCAGCCGCTGCCGGCCAATCATCCCTATTTCGGCTTTGACAACGTCATCATCACCCCGCATATGGCCGGCATTACCGAGGAATCGATGATGCGCATGGGCGTCGGCGCGGTGGGGGAAGCCTTGCTGGTGCTGGCGGGCAAGCTGCCGGTCAATCTGCGCAATCCCGAAGTGGCCGATCACTACCGGCAGCGGTTTCCGCTCGACATCTAG